Proteins found in one Pelobacter seleniigenes DSM 18267 genomic segment:
- a CDS encoding transposase, which produces MPRIARIVAPGYPHHVTQRGNNRSIVFFDDEDRQTYLQLLDKYSKAFHLHIWAYCLMDNHVHLLVVPEKENALARGVGLTNQVYTQYLNRKLNQSGRIWQNRFFSCIVENDEYLWIVARYIERNPIKVGLVGYAEDYRWSSAKAHLTLAQDDLLQEPSWLEETDRSRYAEFILNSDEEAESRLRSATRTGRPFGSENFIDSMEYQLDATLRPRKPGRPRKTGKCLNA; this is translated from the coding sequence ATGCCAAGAATCGCTCGCATCGTTGCTCCCGGATACCCTCACCATGTCACCCAGCGCGGCAATAACCGCTCTATTGTCTTTTTCGACGACGAGGACAGGCAGACCTACCTGCAATTGCTGGATAAGTACAGCAAAGCATTTCATTTACACATTTGGGCTTATTGCCTGATGGATAACCATGTTCATCTGTTGGTTGTCCCGGAAAAAGAAAACGCGCTTGCCCGTGGTGTCGGTTTGACCAATCAGGTCTATACGCAATATCTCAATCGTAAGCTGAATCAGAGCGGTCGTATTTGGCAGAATCGCTTTTTCTCCTGCATTGTCGAAAACGACGAATATCTTTGGATCGTGGCACGGTACATTGAACGTAATCCGATCAAGGTCGGTCTGGTGGGCTATGCCGAGGATTATCGTTGGTCCAGCGCAAAAGCTCATTTGACACTGGCTCAGGACGATCTTTTACAGGAGCCATCCTGGTTGGAAGAAACAGACAGAAGCCGGTATGCCGAATTCATTCTGAACAGCGATGAGGAAGCGGAAAGCAGACTGCGTAGCGCCACCCGCACCGGTCGCCCATTCGGCTCGGAGAACTTTATTGACAGCATGGAATATCAGTTGGATGCCACATTGAGGCCCCGTAAGCCTGGGAGACCTAGAAAAACGGGGAAGTGTTTGAATGCATAA
- a CDS encoding alpha/beta hydrolase, with protein MMLFKDALTREVRMKQKILVNLTILISLFLFLSSIANASALWPGEETIEAAGFPAVVKFEKGDPNKPLVVFVPGAHHTARVAYGHEGSRKQDFIQFWLHEQGYNFLAISYPIETKSGLMNNTYPNFTIQDWGKQAAEITHKILIDNGLSGKVILIGWSMAGKVAQPFGAAAKEIGMDLDFYISFAATPPTIGLVGMSKKIAMAPSGLADRSKDVPNWYAQVKANESLNGGRVIIPWKIFEDEYTGNIPVQLQGYGLRYKKGEKEFVRNFWEEIEEAKPYDYANFPLVATVMPASAVDGRHAMTDSSAWAVYIANKITWDYCKGIDLKKLSESKFRSLTNLVRTAPQRLSSETFKGNHFFYVGEAGAREAVVRIMTLEQEVHAFKEELSVILGVDIK; from the coding sequence ATGATGTTGTTTAAGGATGCATTGACTCGGGAGGTACGTATGAAGCAAAAAATTCTGGTAAATTTAACAATCTTGATTTCACTTTTTCTCTTTTTATCATCGATTGCAAATGCGTCAGCTCTCTGGCCTGGTGAGGAAACTATTGAGGCCGCAGGGTTCCCAGCAGTGGTTAAATTTGAAAAAGGAGACCCCAATAAGCCTTTGGTCGTTTTTGTCCCAGGAGCTCACCATACCGCGCGGGTTGCTTATGGACATGAGGGATCGCGCAAGCAAGATTTTATTCAATTTTGGCTTCATGAGCAGGGCTATAATTTTTTGGCAATTTCATACCCAATTGAAACTAAGAGCGGATTAATGAACAATACATACCCCAATTTCACCATACAAGATTGGGGGAAACAAGCTGCTGAAATTACACATAAAATCTTAATTGACAACGGATTAAGTGGTAAAGTCATTCTCATTGGATGGAGTATGGCTGGAAAAGTAGCTCAACCGTTTGGTGCGGCTGCTAAAGAAATTGGAATGGACCTTGATTTTTATATCTCCTTTGCAGCAACACCTCCGACTATCGGACTTGTTGGCATGAGTAAGAAAATTGCTATGGCACCGAGCGGTTTAGCGGATAGGTCTAAAGATGTGCCGAACTGGTACGCACAGGTCAAGGCTAATGAATCTTTAAATGGTGGTCGTGTAATTATCCCATGGAAAATATTTGAAGATGAGTATACTGGCAATATTCCTGTTCAACTCCAAGGCTATGGTCTGAGATATAAAAAAGGTGAGAAAGAGTTTGTACGTAATTTTTGGGAAGAGATCGAAGAAGCGAAACCTTATGATTATGCAAATTTTCCGCTAGTGGCAACGGTAATGCCAGCTAGTGCAGTAGATGGCCGTCATGCAATGACTGATTCTTCCGCATGGGCAGTTTATATTGCAAATAAAATTACATGGGATTACTGCAAAGGTATTGATCTGAAAAAACTTTCAGAGAGCAAATTTAGGAGTCTTACTAATTTGGTGAGGACTGCTCCACAACGCCTTTCTTCTGAAACTTTTAAGGGGAATCACTTCTTCTATGTCGGGGAGGCTGGTGCTCGTGAAGCGGTTGTTCGAATTATGACTCTGGAGCAGGAAGTTCACGCTTTTAAAGAGGAGCTGAGTGTCATTCTTGGAGTCGATATAAAATAG
- a CDS encoding transposase yields the protein MPRIARIVAPGYPHHVTQRGNNRSIVFFDDEDRQTYLQLLGKYSKAFHLHIWAYCLMDNHVHLLVVPEKENALARGVGLTNQVYTQYLNRKLNQSGRIWQNRFFSCIVENDEYLWIVARYIERNPIKVGLVDYAEDYRWSSAKAHLTLEQDDLLQEPSWLEETDRGRYAEFILNSDEDAENKLRSATRTGRPFGSENFIDNMEYQLNATLRPRKPGRPRKTGECPEWR from the coding sequence ATGCCAAGAATCGCTCGCATCGTTGCTCCCGGATACCCTCACCATGTCACCCAGCGTGGCAATAACCGCTCTATTGTCTTTTTCGACGACGAGGACAGGCAGACCTACCTGCAATTGCTGGGCAAATACAGCAAAGCATTTCATTTACACATTTGGGCTTATTGCCTGATGGATAACCATGTTCATCTGTTGGTTGTCCCGGAAAAAGAAAACGCGCTTGCCCGTGGTGTCGGTTTGACCAATCAGGTCTATACGCAATATCTCAATCGTAAGCTGAATCAGAGCGGTCGTATTTGGCAGAATCGCTTTTTCTCCTGCATTGTTGAAAACGACGAATACCTTTGGATCGTAGCACGGTACATTGAACGAAATCCGATCAAGGTCGGTCTGGTGGACTATGCCGAGGATTATCGTTGGTCCAGCGCCAAAGCCCATTTGACACTGGAGCAAGACGATCTTTTACAGGAGCCGTCCTGGTTGGAAGAAACAGACAGAGGCCGGTATGCCGAATTCATTCTGAACAGCGATGAGGACGCGGAAAACAAGCTGCGTAGCGCCACCCGCACCGGTCGCCCATTCGGCTCGGAAAACTTTATTGACAACATGGAATATCAGTTGAATGCCACATTGAGGCCCCGTAAGCCGGGGAGACCTAGAAAAACTGGGGAGTGTCCCGAATGGCGCTAG